In Mycoplasmopsis maculosa, one genomic interval encodes:
- the lpdA gene encoding dihydrolipoyl dehydrogenase, producing MYKFKFADIGEGLHEGTVGDIFVKVGDKVNEGDSLFSVETDKVASDIPSPVTGIIKEIKMAKGDVIHVGQEIFVIDDGSSNNETTIESKKEEIKELKQTTSTGKSIFSFKFADIGEGLHEGTVGDIFVKVGDKVNEGDSLFSVETDKVASDIPSPVTGIIKEIKMNKGDVIHVGQEIFLIEHEGDGQQLTTENKQENSPVEEEKCLVGDAPNSNELIDLNFNFSSSKSSETKENVVKEETKTNSNNLFETGKIFSGKIDEEFDVIIVGSGPGGYLAAEEAGKSGLKTLIIEKEFWGGVCLNIGCIPTKAMLESIHVLDKINHAEKYGIIGNFDKLKIDKNQTWIKMHERKAKVVSQISSSVKMLMKSSKCSIIDGEAKFVGAHEVEVNGKVYKGKNIILATGSHSRRLMQVKGFENGYKTGKLITSREAINYDKKLPESIVIIGGGVIGVEFAQVFATSGSKVTILQREDHLLPGVDKDVVAELEKSLKAEGIEIIFNASSTGINEKDELEYEHKGETKTISASVYLLAVGRVPASEGLEEVGIKLGKMKEVVVDEYMRTNVQNVYAIGDLVGQNMLAHVAYNHALIAVANIRGDQSVKNYVNKPVPGCIFTSPEIAIVGLTEEQAKEKGYDAFSTKYSFSYLGKSIATSATTGFAKLVVDREYGQILGAHIIGANSTDYISEIALAIEQEVSVKELTYTIHPHPTYGEILWEAARSAELKLELEKHKK from the coding sequence ATGTATAAATTTAAATTTGCTGATATTGGTGAAGGATTACATGAAGGAACTGTTGGAGATATTTTTGTAAAAGTTGGCGATAAAGTTAATGAAGGTGATTCATTATTTAGCGTTGAAACTGATAAAGTAGCTTCAGATATTCCATCACCAGTTACAGGTATTATTAAAGAAATAAAAATGGCTAAAGGTGATGTTATTCATGTTGGCCAAGAAATATTTGTCATTGATGACGGTTCTTCTAATAATGAAACAACAATAGAGTCTAAAAAAGAAGAAATTAAGGAATTAAAACAAACAACATCAACAGGAAAATCTATTTTTTCATTTAAATTTGCTGATATTGGTGAAGGATTACATGAAGGAACTGTTGGAGATATTTTTGTAAAAGTTGGCGATAAAGTTAATGAAGGTGACTCATTATTTAGTGTTGAAACTGATAAAGTAGCTTCAGATATTCCATCACCAGTTACAGGTATTATTAAAGAAATAAAAATGAATAAAGGTGATGTTATTCATGTTGGTCAAGAAATATTTTTAATTGAACATGAGGGAGATGGTCAACAATTAACAACAGAAAATAAACAAGAAAATTCTCCTGTCGAAGAAGAAAAATGTTTAGTTGGTGATGCACCAAATTCAAACGAATTAATTGATTTAAACTTTAATTTTTCTTCTTCTAAGTCAAGTGAAACGAAAGAAAATGTTGTAAAAGAAGAAACAAAAACAAATTCAAACAATTTATTTGAAACTGGAAAAATATTTAGTGGAAAAATTGATGAAGAATTTGATGTTATAATTGTTGGTTCTGGCCCAGGTGGTTATTTAGCTGCTGAAGAAGCCGGTAAATCTGGATTAAAAACACTTATTATTGAAAAAGAATTTTGAGGTGGTGTTTGTTTAAATATTGGATGTATACCAACTAAAGCAATGCTTGAGTCAATCCATGTTTTAGATAAAATAAATCATGCCGAAAAATACGGTATTATAGGTAATTTTGACAAATTAAAAATAGACAAAAATCAAACATGAATTAAAATGCATGAAAGAAAAGCTAAAGTTGTTAGCCAAATTTCTAGTTCTGTAAAAATGTTAATGAAATCATCAAAATGTTCAATTATTGATGGTGAAGCTAAATTTGTTGGTGCACATGAAGTTGAAGTAAACGGAAAAGTTTACAAAGGTAAAAATATTATTTTAGCAACAGGTAGTCATTCAAGAAGATTAATGCAAGTTAAGGGATTTGAAAATGGCTATAAAACTGGAAAATTAATAACTTCAAGAGAAGCTATTAATTATGATAAAAAACTTCCTGAATCTATAGTTATTATAGGAGGTGGTGTTATTGGTGTTGAATTTGCACAAGTATTTGCAACCTCTGGAAGTAAAGTAACTATTTTACAAAGAGAAGATCACTTATTACCTGGAGTTGACAAGGATGTAGTAGCAGAATTAGAAAAATCATTAAAAGCAGAAGGTATTGAAATTATATTCAATGCTTCAAGCACTGGAATTAATGAAAAAGACGAATTAGAATACGAACACAAGGGCGAAACTAAAACTATTTCAGCAAGTGTATACTTATTAGCTGTTGGTCGTGTGCCTGCATCTGAAGGACTTGAAGAAGTTGGTATAAAACTTGGTAAAATGAAAGAAGTTGTTGTAGATGAATATATGAGAACAAATGTTCAAAATGTATATGCTATTGGTGATTTAGTAGGTCAAAACATGCTAGCGCATGTTGCTTATAATCATGCACTTATTGCTGTTGCTAATATTCGCGGCGATCAAAGTGTTAAAAATTACGTTAACAAACCTGTTCCAGGATGTATTTTTACAAGTCCAGAAATTGCTATTGTCGGTTTAACAGAAGAACAAGCAAAAGAAAAAGGATATGATGCATTTTCAACTAAATATTCATTTAGTTATTTAGGAAAATCAATAGCTACAAGCGCAACAACTGGTTTTGCAAAACTTGTTGTTGATAGGGAATATGGTCAAATTTTAGGTGCTCACATTATTGGAGCAAATTCAACTGATTATATTTCAGAAATAGCGCTTGCTATTGAACAAGAAGTTTCAGTTAAAGAATTAACTTATACAATTCATCCTCACCCAACATATGGCGAAATATTATGAGAAGCTGCTCGTTCAGCAGAACTTAAATTAGAATTAGAAAAACATAAAAAATAA
- a CDS encoding ImmA/IrrE family metallo-endopeptidase — MNKDTTKETTKQTTKEKLFDDVETIDKELDEFILDPNKWDSFLPYLANHYSVRNNYIISKNKASIVKTLSAWNKENINIKKGEKAIWLLAPKSTKFINLDNKLVPFSKLKPEQFKNINKKDIIYKTFAGFRPFTVFDITQTDLPKEKYPKDYFNYFNFMSSNDLNIEIANKLYEYLINKIAEKYNIKVNYENLKTVSGKLVQNTNNPIIMFNTNNELRQNIRVLFHELSHFLLKHNYEKTKRGICEFEAELSAYLISAILGLKEKESSFRYIKEWSDEILSFKRDERIKSIDNALNTSRTIFKELNLDNFIDNYKL, encoded by the coding sequence ATGAATAAAGATACTACCAAAGAAACTACTAAACAAACTACCAAAGAAAAGCTTTTTGATGATGTTGAAACTATTGATAAAGAGTTAGATGAGTTTATATTAGATCCTAATAAATGAGATTCATTTTTACCTTATTTAGCAAATCATTACAGCGTTAGAAATAACTATATTATTTCAAAAAATAAAGCAAGTATAGTTAAAACACTTTCTGCTTGAAATAAAGAAAATATAAACATAAAAAAGGGTGAAAAAGCTATATGGCTTTTGGCACCTAAATCAACGAAATTTATTAATTTAGATAATAAATTAGTTCCATTTTCAAAGTTAAAACCAGAACAATTTAAAAATATAAATAAAAAAGATATTATCTATAAAACATTTGCAGGTTTTAGACCTTTTACAGTTTTTGACATAACACAAACTGATTTACCAAAAGAAAAATATCCAAAAGATTATTTTAATTATTTTAATTTTATGAGTTCTAATGATTTAAACATTGAAATAGCCAATAAATTGTATGAATATTTAATTAATAAAATAGCAGAAAAATATAATATAAAAGTAAACTATGAAAATCTAAAAACTGTTTCTGGTAAATTAGTTCAAAACACTAATAACCCTATAATTATGTTTAATACAAACAATGAGTTAAGACAAAATATTAGAGTTTTATTTCACGAATTATCACATTTTCTCTTAAAACATAATTATGAAAAAACTAAAAGGGGAATTTGTGAATTTGAAGCAGAATTATCAGCATATTTAATTTCAGCAATTTTAGGTTTAAAAGAAAAAGAATCATCATTTAGATATATTAAAGAATGAAGCGATGAAATTCTTTCATTTAAAAGAGATGAAAGAATTAAATCAATTGATAATGCTTTAAATACTTCTAGAACAATTTTTAAAGAATTAAATTTAGATAATTTTATTGATAATTACAAACTTTAA
- a CDS encoding 2-oxo acid dehydrogenase subunit E2, whose translation MKIKSTPIARAMASRLGIDITQVKGSGLDGRILVEDIKNFKNQSSNSVKTQETQSINQPSQQTQAPVKSFVSGEAYSKPVTPLRKAIAKNMTNSWDNVAYTNLVHEIDMTKLWDIRAKIKDLVLAKENVKLTFLPYIIKAASIALKEFPQFTAKYNETNQTLDFPGNINIGIAVDTESGLMAPVIHNADQLSIIETSKEVTRLAGAARNRTLKPVDMKGAGFTITNYGSVGSLWGVPVINYPELAIAGVGAIIDKPVVKAGQVVPGKVMYLTVAADHRWIDGAEIGRFASRIKELLENPEVLGVY comes from the coding sequence ATGAAAATTAAATCAACACCTATTGCTAGAGCAATGGCAAGTCGTTTAGGTATTGACATTACCCAAGTAAAAGGTTCTGGACTAGACGGTAGAATTTTAGTTGAAGACATAAAAAACTTTAAAAATCAATCATCAAATTCAGTTAAAACTCAAGAAACACAGTCAATTAACCAACCTTCTCAACAAACGCAAGCTCCTGTTAAAAGCTTTGTTTCAGGTGAAGCATATTCTAAACCAGTTACACCATTAAGAAAAGCTATTGCTAAAAATATGACAAACTCATGAGATAATGTTGCATATACAAATTTAGTACATGAAATTGATATGACTAAATTATGAGATATTAGAGCGAAAATTAAGGATTTAGTTCTTGCAAAAGAAAACGTGAAATTAACATTTTTACCATATATTATAAAAGCCGCTTCAATAGCTTTAAAAGAATTTCCACAATTTACTGCCAAATATAATGAAACTAACCAAACATTAGATTTTCCTGGAAATATAAACATAGGTATAGCTGTTGATACTGAATCAGGATTAATGGCCCCAGTTATTCATAACGCAGATCAATTAAGTATTATCGAAACCTCTAAAGAAGTTACAAGATTAGCAGGTGCTGCAAGAAACAGAACATTGAAACCTGTTGACATGAAAGGTGCTGGATTTACAATAACAAATTATGGGTCAGTTGGTTCATTATGAGGAGTTCCTGTTATTAATTATCCAGAATTAGCTATAGCTGGTGTAGGTGCCATTATAGATAAACCTGTTGTTAAAGCAGGACAAGTTGTTCCAGGAAAAGTTATGTATTTAACAGTTGCTGCTGATCACCGTTGAATAGATGGTGCCGAAATCGGTAGATTTGCATCAAGAATAAAAGAATTATTAGAAAATCCAGAAGTATTAGGAGTTTATTAA
- the topA gene encoding type I DNA topoisomerase: MSKLVIVESPNKVNTIKKYLGENYEVMASVGHIAKLSTKGPMGLGIDLENWEPQYILDSAKNDVVKKLKKAVKDSEFVYIATDPDREGEAIGEHLVKYLKCESKYARIKYNEITKEAILNAINHPGLLNIPLIEAQKARRMLDRIIGFRLSQLMKQKVSNSPTNPSAGRVQSIALKLVVDRENEIEKFIPVKYHKAEAKINDDLIANIFNDEHISGEKEWVYPNELEEIKKVLEIKPKTLIVNDIKISQKKLSTITPLKQAVLYKKSPFTSSVTQAAAQKLYEGFGDGGLISYPRTDSTRLSQDFIDKARKYISEKFGKDYILDEIKGFSGDQDAHEAIRPTDVNLTPDQAKIKYDLDNATYQIYKLIYETTLQALIKSPIRESKVYFLNKNNLIFKLGTSKVIYNGYYVIKSEPQDLKDPDFKLNQEIIVEDFIISDHETKPIARYTEGSLIEKLDEIKVGRPSTFASTVKIILDREYVKNINSSLHPTDFGKIVIDKLVNGFPDIINEGYTAEVEANLDLIANDEISVTPLMDEFYKKFNTNYDQASETMENIAIDPELIEYPCPNCGGQLLIRKNKQGTRFIACKNFPNCRHTASLENDEENNRNAKKIWRKKWSKK; the protein is encoded by the coding sequence ATGAGTAAATTAGTTATAGTAGAGTCTCCAAATAAAGTTAATACAATTAAAAAATATTTAGGTGAAAATTATGAAGTTATGGCTTCTGTTGGACATATTGCAAAGTTGAGTACCAAAGGTCCTATGGGATTAGGAATTGATTTAGAAAATTGAGAACCACAATATATTTTAGATAGCGCAAAAAATGATGTTGTTAAAAAATTAAAAAAAGCTGTAAAAGATTCAGAATTTGTTTACATTGCGACTGACCCTGATCGTGAAGGTGAAGCAATAGGTGAACATCTTGTAAAATATCTCAAATGCGAATCAAAGTATGCGCGTATAAAATATAATGAAATAACAAAAGAAGCTATTCTTAACGCTATTAATCATCCAGGTTTGTTAAATATTCCATTAATTGAAGCTCAAAAAGCAAGAAGAATGTTGGATAGAATAATAGGTTTTAGATTGAGTCAACTTATGAAACAAAAAGTTTCTAATTCTCCTACAAATCCAAGTGCTGGTAGAGTTCAATCAATAGCTTTAAAATTAGTTGTTGATAGAGAAAATGAAATTGAAAAATTTATTCCTGTTAAATATCACAAAGCTGAAGCAAAAATAAATGATGATCTTATTGCAAATATATTTAATGATGAACATATTAGCGGTGAAAAAGAATGAGTATACCCAAATGAACTTGAAGAAATAAAAAAAGTTTTAGAAATTAAACCTAAAACACTTATTGTGAATGATATTAAAATTTCACAGAAAAAACTTTCTACGATAACACCTTTAAAACAGGCTGTTTTGTATAAAAAGAGTCCTTTTACTTCTAGTGTCACACAAGCTGCAGCGCAAAAATTATATGAAGGTTTTGGAGACGGTGGTTTAATAAGCTATCCACGTACTGATAGCACAAGACTTAGCCAAGATTTTATAGATAAAGCAAGAAAATATATCTCTGAAAAATTTGGAAAAGATTATATTTTAGATGAAATAAAAGGTTTTTCAGGTGATCAAGATGCTCATGAAGCTATTAGGCCTACAGACGTAAATTTAACACCTGATCAAGCAAAAATAAAATATGATTTAGATAATGCTACATATCAAATTTATAAACTAATTTATGAAACTACATTACAAGCTTTAATAAAATCTCCGATTAGAGAAAGCAAAGTTTACTTTTTAAATAAAAATAATTTAATTTTTAAATTGGGTACAAGTAAAGTAATTTATAACGGATATTATGTGATTAAATCCGAACCTCAAGATTTAAAAGATCCTGATTTTAAATTAAATCAAGAAATTATAGTAGAAGATTTTATAATTTCAGATCATGAAACAAAACCTATTGCAAGATACACTGAAGGTTCACTAATTGAAAAATTAGATGAAATAAAAGTCGGTAGGCCTTCAACTTTCGCCTCAACAGTGAAGATTATTTTAGATAGAGAATATGTAAAAAATATTAATTCTAGTTTGCACCCTACTGATTTTGGGAAAATAGTAATTGATAAATTAGTCAATGGTTTTCCGGATATAATAAATGAAGGTTATACAGCTGAGGTAGAGGCAAACTTAGATTTAATTGCGAATGATGAAATAAGCGTTACACCTTTAATGGATGAATTTTATAAAAAATTCAATACTAATTATGACCAAGCTTCAGAAACTATGGAAAATATAGCAATTGACCCAGAATTAATTGAATATCCTTGCCCAAATTGTGGTGGCCAGTTGTTAATTAGAAAGAACAAACAAGGCACAAGATTTATAGCTTGTAAAAATTTTCCAAATTGTAGACACACAGCAAGTTTAGAAAATGATGAAGAAAATAATAGAAACGCTAAGAAAATTTGAAGAAAAAAATGATCAAAAAAATAA
- a CDS encoding alpha-ketoacid dehydrogenase subunit beta, with protein MSDKITVNNVQAVNNALDIAMEKDERVISYGQDAGVEGGVFRATEGLQKKYGKHRSFDAPISEAAIAGVAIGAAISGMKPVVEIQFQGFSYPAMQQMFTHAARWRNRSRGRFSVPMVMRMPMGGGIKAMEHHSEALEAIYAHVPGVKVVMPAFPHDVKGLLLAAINDPDPVVFLENKKIYRAGKQEIPAGYYTVEIGKANVLTQGEDLTIVTYGAQVFDCISAIKKYKEVNPNVSIELIDLRTIKPMDFPTIMESVKKTGRLLVVHEAVKSFSVSAEIMARVNEKCFEYLRAPMMRVTGYDVTVPLAKGEMLFNINDEKVLAKIKEIMDFKY; from the coding sequence ATGTCTGATAAAATTACCGTAAATAATGTGCAAGCTGTTAATAATGCTTTAGATATTGCTATGGAAAAAGATGAAAGAGTTATTTCATATGGGCAAGATGCTGGTGTTGAAGGTGGTGTCTTTAGAGCTACCGAAGGATTGCAAAAAAAATATGGAAAACATAGATCATTTGATGCTCCAATTAGTGAAGCTGCTATAGCTGGTGTAGCAATAGGTGCTGCTATTAGTGGAATGAAACCTGTTGTTGAAATTCAATTCCAAGGTTTTTCATATCCTGCTATGCAACAAATGTTTACACATGCTGCTCGTTGAAGAAATAGATCAAGAGGCCGTTTTTCAGTTCCTATGGTAATGAGAATGCCTATGGGTGGTGGAATTAAAGCTATGGAACACCACTCAGAAGCTTTAGAAGCTATTTATGCTCATGTTCCTGGAGTTAAAGTTGTTATGCCTGCTTTTCCACATGATGTAAAAGGTTTATTATTAGCTGCTATTAATGATCCAGATCCTGTTGTATTTTTAGAAAATAAAAAAATATATAGAGCTGGTAAACAAGAAATTCCTGCTGGGTACTATACAGTTGAAATTGGTAAGGCTAACGTTTTAACACAAGGTGAAGACTTAACAATTGTTACCTATGGTGCACAAGTTTTTGATTGTATTAGTGCAATTAAAAAATACAAAGAAGTTAATCCAAACGTTTCAATTGAATTAATCGATTTAAGAACTATTAAACCTATGGACTTTCCAACAATTATGGAAAGTGTTAAAAAAACTGGAAGATTATTAGTTGTTCATGAAGCCGTTAAATCATTTTCAGTTTCAGCTGAAATTATGGCAAGAGTAAATGAAAAATGTTTTGAATATTTAAGAGCTCCAATGATGCGTGTTACTGGTTATGATGTGACTGTTCCTTTAGCAAAAGGTGAAATGTTATTTAACATAAATGATGAAAAAGTTTTAGCTAAAATTAAAGAAATTATGGACTTTAAATACTAA
- a CDS encoding Mbov_0397 family ICE element conjugal transfer ATPase, whose protein sequence is MLQAKPLKRARFNIFKSMAWYDLILFFILVILDFVIVIFGFPQISSLYKIIIPVAFIPVIMLLFLNVKNTSYKVYQIFWIWLKFLSSKKKFNQNEIENLLVFKTIDDNGVLKTEPANKTKKEYYAKLLKLNGNSIFKYDNNIQEDLLTTLASNIGNINDSINIIKINNQNEFRENIFSIDEKLKKFKDEDSQNYLLAKQNDLLSFKNQKYQEYYILVYGENEFALNENISNVKFAFESSNFLVLDQNQIETVLFFNNFYGLNSTYNDIELKILNYDSKIVKLIDLLDYKQVEFAKNHFKLNDYLYSLQAIKEFDYEVDNGWINTVYDSNSNVILNLNKLSLKNAEHLLESANRKLGALASENSHHFLRDKKKAYEYEIFTEMTENIVKYQTKPLMDVSIYFLNKGNNVKELNELEKINENNAFKEKIKLSKFNYEQFKVWNQTQLPSTDILNTSIQALPELVAYGWPWNLEILNDNNDFILATQLQDNSPVFFDLFYRNAFRRNNNAIIIGTSGGGKSTLSKKMLLNEYYDGAQILIIDPQNEYNKICNQVKGQLIDLKDGNKTVINPLEIQINEFNDENIKVYNVIDNHIEFVSSWFEILFQNISKTELIVIKQALKNLYIKHKFYECKTIEELRKVKKWPLIDNFIIELQQTTFENELEKHIYEIPIAKLVKEFKFFFQEQRSYKNIFNAKSNINLNNKFIVFNVKKLLAQQNQASALAQIYLLLKIINTKISINSINKQYYKTVLFIDEAHFALKDNTPQLREFVIDTTKTIRKFNGSIILATQNVVDISQNASKILGNIQYSFFFNCKQLDLNSIQDLYKTNQSLTEQELKFISNAKTGECLMFLNDKQHYQIAINYNDFEKDLLFDDFTVFKKHIKVLKNDINSLLNKLNETDIKEELIIGYNKEIETIESNLSTYITYMNYLNFLVEFKDNLINSF, encoded by the coding sequence ATGTTACAAGCAAAACCACTAAAAAGAGCTAGATTTAATATTTTTAAATCAATGGCCTGATATGATTTAATACTTTTCTTTATTTTAGTCATATTAGACTTTGTTATAGTAATTTTTGGATTTCCACAAATTAGTTCTTTATACAAAATAATTATTCCAGTAGCTTTTATTCCTGTTATAATGCTTTTATTTTTAAATGTTAAAAATACTTCATATAAGGTTTATCAAATATTTTGAATATGATTAAAGTTTTTAAGTAGTAAAAAGAAATTTAATCAAAATGAAATTGAAAACTTATTAGTTTTTAAAACAATTGATGATAATGGAGTGTTAAAAACAGAACCAGCAAATAAAACTAAAAAAGAATATTATGCTAAATTATTAAAACTAAATGGAAATTCTATTTTTAAATACGATAATAACATTCAGGAAGATTTATTAACAACACTAGCATCAAATATAGGTAATATAAATGATTCAATTAATATAATTAAAATTAATAATCAAAATGAGTTTAGAGAAAATATATTTTCAATTGATGAAAAATTGAAAAAATTTAAGGATGAAGATAGTCAAAATTATCTTTTAGCTAAACAAAATGATTTATTAAGTTTTAAAAATCAAAAATATCAAGAATATTACATTTTGGTTTATGGTGAAAATGAATTTGCATTAAATGAAAACATTTCAAATGTCAAATTTGCTTTTGAAAGTTCTAATTTTTTAGTATTAGACCAAAATCAAATAGAAACAGTTTTATTTTTTAATAATTTTTATGGTTTAAATTCAACTTATAACGATATTGAGTTAAAAATCTTAAATTATGATTCTAAAATAGTTAAGTTAATTGACTTATTAGACTATAAACAAGTTGAATTTGCTAAAAATCACTTTAAATTAAACGATTATTTATATTCATTACAAGCTATTAAAGAGTTTGATTATGAAGTTGATAATGGTTGAATTAATACTGTTTATGATTCAAATTCTAATGTTATTCTTAATTTAAATAAGCTTTCATTAAAAAATGCGGAGCATTTATTAGAAAGTGCCAATAGAAAATTAGGTGCATTAGCATCTGAAAATTCACATCATTTTTTAAGAGATAAAAAGAAAGCATATGAATATGAAATATTTACAGAAATGACTGAAAATATAGTTAAATATCAAACTAAACCATTAATGGATGTTTCAATTTATTTTTTAAATAAAGGTAATAATGTTAAAGAATTAAATGAATTGGAAAAAATTAATGAAAATAATGCTTTTAAAGAAAAAATTAAATTAAGTAAATTCAATTACGAGCAATTTAAAGTTTGAAATCAAACACAATTACCTTCCACTGATATCTTAAATACTTCAATTCAAGCCTTACCAGAATTAGTGGCTTACGGCTGACCTTGAAATTTAGAAATATTAAATGATAATAATGATTTTATTTTAGCAACTCAATTACAAGATAATTCACCTGTATTTTTTGACTTATTTTATAGAAATGCTTTTAGAAGAAACAATAACGCTATCATCATAGGTACTTCTGGTGGCGGTAAATCAACTTTAAGTAAAAAAATGTTACTTAATGAATATTATGACGGAGCTCAAATTTTAATTATTGACCCACAAAATGAATACAACAAAATATGTAATCAAGTAAAAGGTCAATTAATTGATTTAAAAGACGGTAATAAAACGGTTATTAATCCATTAGAAATTCAAATTAACGAGTTTAATGACGAAAATATCAAAGTTTATAATGTAATAGATAATCATATAGAGTTTGTATCATCTTGATTTGAAATTTTATTCCAAAATATCTCTAAAACAGAGCTAATTGTAATAAAACAGGCTTTAAAAAATCTTTATATTAAGCATAAATTTTATGAATGTAAAACAATTGAAGAATTAAGAAAAGTTAAAAAATGACCTTTAATAGATAATTTTATAATTGAATTACAGCAGACTACTTTTGAAAATGAATTAGAAAAGCATATTTACGAAATTCCAATTGCAAAATTAGTTAAAGAGTTCAAATTCTTTTTCCAAGAACAAAGAAGTTATAAAAACATCTTTAATGCTAAAAGCAATATTAATTTAAACAATAAATTTATTGTTTTTAATGTTAAAAAACTTTTAGCACAGCAAAATCAAGCATCAGCATTAGCTCAAATTTATTTATTACTTAAAATAATAAATACTAAAATTAGTATTAACTCAATTAACAAACAATACTATAAAACAGTGCTTTTTATCGATGAAGCACATTTCGCATTAAAGGATAATACACCGCAACTTAGAGAATTTGTTATAGATACTACTAAAACAATTCGTAAATTTAATGGTTCAATAATTTTAGCTACTCAAAATGTTGTAGATATTTCACAAAACGCAAGCAAAATTTTAGGAAATATACAATATTCATTCTTTTTTAACTGTAAGCAATTAGATTTAAACTCGATTCAGGATTTATATAAAACTAACCAATCGCTAACTGAACAAGAGCTTAAATTCATTTCAAATGCAAAAACAGGAGAATGTTTGATGTTCTTAAATGACAAACAACATTACCAAATAGCTATAAATTACAATGATTTTGAAAAAGATTTACTTTTTGATGACTTTACTGTATTTAAAAAACATATTAAAGTATTAAAAAATGACATCAATTCATTATTAAACAAATTAAATGAAACTGACATTAAAGAAGAGTTAATAATAGGCTATAACAAAGAAATTGAGACGATAGAAAGCAATTTATCAACTTATATTACATATATGAATTATTTAAACTTTTTAGTTGAATTTAAAGACAATTTAATTAATTCTTTTTAA
- a CDS encoding Mbov_0396 family ICE element transmembrane protein — MAISFAFIIGIIFYRLMQAKKDSENQLLFKESLKRGLLSLIIMIGIPILIWLLMVFFVIIYQFVKSALLNSSDTSITSFLFDVLEPKWENASQGHQAWITVKNTYKGLEFEDWRNLRSSSILLVIQLCLSFLAVIWVMLNLFLRVVKAVAFEFVYLLWLPPAVAQGTNDAGETLKKWFVKFIECVLTTFIVLVCLLLFLFLIETTFKQVPLLITDILGNPQYELLKDIVSSILSIAILVGMTFGVDAMVTRLMYFFNLDQFAESPAKLKLKSKKQKETNKQNVKTKNAKDSKTISGEKNVINKNNQMFSKQRTKNNLNKSSAENQAKKAMQPWFVKLFDALKGLKKDNVTSKTTKKS; from the coding sequence ATGGCAATAAGTTTTGCTTTTATTATTGGAATAATCTTTTATAGATTAATGCAAGCTAAAAAAGATTCTGAAAATCAACTATTATTTAAAGAATCTTTAAAAAGGGGTTTATTATCGCTAATCATTATGATAGGTATTCCTATCTTAATATGGCTTTTAATGGTATTCTTTGTCATAATTTATCAATTTGTTAAATCAGCACTTTTAAATAGTAGCGATACATCTATTACATCATTTTTATTTGATGTTTTAGAACCCAAATGAGAAAATGCTTCGCAAGGTCATCAAGCCTGAATAACCGTAAAAAACACTTATAAAGGCCTAGAATTTGAAGATTGAAGAAACTTACGCTCAAGCTCAATATTATTAGTTATACAGCTTTGTTTATCATTTTTAGCAGTAATTTGAGTTATGTTAAATCTCTTTTTAAGAGTAGTAAAAGCAGTTGCATTTGAATTTGTTTATTTATTATGATTACCGCCTGCTGTGGCACAAGGAACAAATGATGCTGGCGAAACACTTAAAAAGTGATTTGTTAAGTTTATTGAATGTGTTTTAACTACTTTTATTGTTTTAGTTTGTTTATTATTGTTTTTATTTTTAATTGAAACAACATTTAAACAAGTTCCACTCTTAATAACAGATATTTTAGGCAATCCACAATACGAATTATTAAAAGATATAGTTTCATCAATTTTATCTATCGCTATTTTAGTTGGAATGACTTTTGGTGTAGATGCTATGGTTACAAGATTAATGTATTTCTTTAATTTAGACCAATTTGCTGAAAGTCCCGCTAAATTAAAACTTAAATCTAAAAAACAAAAAGAAACAAATAAACAAAATGTTAAAACCAAAAACGCAAAAGATTCAAAAACTATTTCAGGCGAAAAGAATGTTATTAATAAAAATAATCAAATGTTCTCTAAACAAAGAACAAAAAATAACTTAAATAAATCTTCTGCCGAAAATCAAGCTAAAAAAGCTATGCAACCTTGATTTGTTAAATTATTTGACGCCTTGAAAGGATTAAAAAAAGATAATGTTACAAGCAAAACCACTAAAAAGAGCTAG